The following are from one region of the Gemmatimonadaceae bacterium genome:
- a CDS encoding class II fructose-bisphosphate aldolase: MIEQIQIMDGAVTVTDGTISIDDESAIASPAMDRLAYAAVFGDQDSRDNARWLIWEIGQSVGVVPSSIHDLYIARGRGEAGGFTVPAINVRGMSYDTARSIFRTANKLQAGAFICEIARSEIAYTGQRPPEYVAVILAAALREGFRGPVFIQGDHFQVSVKKFATDPGGEVNAVKQLAQEAVAAGFYNIDIDTSTLVDLSKPDLDQQQKTNYEQAADIATFIRDLQPEGMTISLGGEIGEVGTENSTVEELHAYMDGFNRTLKKLAPHAPGLSKISVQSGTTHGGVVLADGTIADVQIDFGTLELLSTVARERYGLAGAVQHGASTLPDAAFHNFPRTETAEIHLATNFQTMLYDQLPAELRDEIYAWLGENAKDERKPADSDEQFYYKTRKKALGPFKRRFWDLPAEAKRTLAEAYDRKFEFLFTQLAVGGTKDIVSRFVTPVIQHKPQPHEDIAVVAAAPDDADLSD; encoded by the coding sequence ATGATTGAACAGATTCAGATAATGGATGGAGCGGTGACAGTCACCGACGGCACGATCTCGATCGACGATGAATCCGCGATCGCATCCCCGGCGATGGACCGCCTTGCCTATGCCGCGGTGTTCGGCGACCAGGACAGCCGCGACAACGCCCGCTGGCTGATCTGGGAGATAGGCCAGAGCGTCGGCGTAGTCCCCTCGTCGATTCACGATTTGTACATCGCGCGCGGCCGCGGCGAAGCGGGCGGATTCACTGTTCCCGCAATCAACGTCCGCGGCATGAGCTACGACACAGCTCGCTCGATCTTCCGCACTGCCAACAAGCTCCAGGCGGGAGCATTCATCTGTGAGATCGCCCGTTCGGAGATCGCGTACACCGGGCAAAGGCCGCCAGAGTACGTCGCGGTGATTCTGGCGGCGGCACTTCGCGAAGGATTTCGCGGACCGGTCTTCATTCAGGGCGACCACTTTCAGGTAAGCGTCAAGAAGTTCGCGACGGATCCGGGCGGCGAAGTGAACGCAGTGAAGCAGCTTGCGCAGGAGGCTGTCGCGGCTGGGTTCTACAACATCGACATCGATACTTCCACGCTCGTAGACCTCTCGAAGCCCGATCTCGACCAGCAGCAGAAAACGAACTACGAGCAGGCGGCCGACATCGCCACTTTCATCCGCGACCTGCAGCCGGAAGGAATGACGATCTCGCTCGGCGGCGAGATTGGGGAAGTGGGAACCGAGAACAGCACGGTCGAGGAGCTCCACGCGTACATGGACGGTTTCAACCGCACGCTGAAGAAGCTTGCGCCGCATGCGCCAGGCCTGTCCAAGATCAGCGTGCAGTCGGGAACGACCCACGGGGGAGTCGTGCTCGCCGACGGCACGATCGCCGACGTGCAGATCGATTTCGGCACCCTCGAGCTTCTGTCGACTGTCGCCCGCGAACGCTACGGACTGGCCGGAGCGGTGCAGCACGGGGCCTCGACACTGCCCGACGCGGCTTTCCACAACTTCCCGCGTACGGAGACAGCCGAGATTCACCTGGCGACGAATTTCCAGACGATGCTGTACGATCAGCTGCCGGCCGAGCTGCGCGACGAGATTTACGCGTGGCTCGGGGAGAACGCCAAGGATGAGCGCAAACCGGCCGATTCGGATGAGCAGTTCTACTACAAGACGCGAAAGAAGGCGCTTGGCCCGTTCAAGAGACGCTTCTGGGATTTGCCCGCGGAAGCGAAGCGAACACTGGCGGAAGCCTACGACCGCAAATTCGAGTTTCTCTTCACCCAGCTTGCAGTAGGGGGCACGAAGGACATCGTATCGCGATTCGTGACGCCCGTGATCCAGCACAAACCGCAACCCCACGAGGACATCGCCGTCGTGGCGGCGGCGCCCGACGACGCCGACCTAAGTGACTGA
- a CDS encoding glucose-6-phosphate isomerase, whose protein sequence is MTIRIEYSNMIGEAVGGIPESEWQESAAHFADAYTGFARLRSSGTVGFVDIATDSALRDQPLEFAERARGRYDDVVILGIGGSALGPIALRTALRPSGWNMLSTEARGGFPRLQVLDNVDPETIAALLERLDLSRTLFIVTSKSGGTAETMSQYMIVDDRITQAGLPPAGHFVFVTDPAQGALRPLAAQRGIPALDIPANVGGRFSVLTPVGTLPAALIGIDISALLAGAKEMADRCAAVELMRNPAGIYAVLQWLSDTRHGKAISVLMPYSDPLRDFAAWFVQLWAESLGKHTSSGGSVGSTPLAALGATDQHSQVQLFMEGPKNKTVTFITVADRAVDLEIPRTFADVKELGYLGGHSLGELIDVEQRATAGALAKRGRPNLTIHVDKVDAHHVGGLMMLFEVATAFAGELYGIDAFNQPGVELGKQFAYALLGRPGADAAKREWESLPKPDPRWSV, encoded by the coding sequence ATGACGATTCGCATCGAGTACTCGAACATGATCGGCGAGGCTGTTGGCGGAATTCCAGAGAGCGAGTGGCAGGAAAGCGCTGCGCACTTTGCCGACGCATACACTGGTTTCGCGCGTCTCCGCTCCTCAGGAACAGTGGGCTTCGTAGATATCGCGACCGACAGCGCCCTTCGAGATCAGCCGCTCGAGTTCGCGGAGCGCGCGCGGGGACGCTATGACGACGTCGTCATCCTCGGAATCGGCGGCTCCGCGCTGGGGCCGATCGCGCTTAGAACTGCGCTTCGTCCAAGCGGCTGGAACATGCTCTCCACGGAAGCTCGCGGTGGCTTTCCACGGCTCCAGGTGCTGGACAATGTGGACCCTGAGACGATTGCGGCTCTACTCGAGCGGCTCGATCTCTCGCGTACGCTGTTCATCGTCACGTCCAAGTCGGGCGGCACGGCCGAGACCATGTCGCAATACATGATCGTCGACGATCGGATCACACAAGCTGGACTGCCGCCGGCCGGGCACTTCGTGTTCGTCACCGATCCGGCGCAGGGCGCGCTTCGGCCGCTGGCAGCACAGCGCGGGATTCCGGCACTCGACATTCCGGCAAACGTGGGAGGGCGCTTCAGCGTCCTCACTCCCGTGGGAACGCTCCCAGCGGCTCTCATTGGAATCGACATCTCAGCGCTTCTGGCCGGCGCGAAAGAGATGGCTGACCGCTGCGCCGCCGTAGAGCTCATGCGAAATCCCGCAGGGATTTACGCTGTGCTGCAATGGCTTTCCGACACGCGCCACGGCAAGGCGATCAGCGTCCTCATGCCTTACTCGGATCCGTTGCGCGACTTTGCGGCGTGGTTCGTACAGCTGTGGGCGGAGAGCCTGGGCAAGCATACCTCCAGCGGCGGCTCGGTCGGCTCCACGCCGCTTGCTGCCCTTGGAGCCACCGACCAGCACAGTCAGGTTCAGCTCTTCATGGAAGGTCCAAAAAACAAGACAGTGACTTTCATCACTGTCGCGGATCGCGCCGTCGATCTCGAAATCCCAAGGACCTTCGCAGACGTGAAGGAGCTCGGATATCTTGGCGGACACTCTCTTGGCGAGCTGATCGACGTCGAGCAGAGGGCAACGGCGGGCGCGCTGGCTAAACGGGGACGCCCAAACCTCACGATTCATGTGGACAAGGTCGATGCACATCATGTCGGCGGGCTCATGATGCTCTTCGAGGTGGCGACCGCATTCGCGGGTGAGCTTTATGGCATCGATGCATTCAATCAGCCCGGCGTGGAGCTGGGCAAGCAGTTCGCCTACGCGCTGCTCGGACGCCCGGGAGCTGATGCGGCGAAAAGAGAATGGGAGTCATTACCCAAGCCCGATCCGCGATGGAGCGTTTGA
- a CDS encoding MBL fold metallo-hydrolase, which yields MKLTFLGTGTSFGVPQIGCRCPVCHSPDPRDKRSRVGAVVETDQGARLLLDTPPELRMQLITAGIDRVDAVLFTHDHADHTHGLDDIRSISNRRDAPLDMYGPADSLARLARRFAYIFDESVRALPGTSKPEGRAIPLADRERVRIADVDVVPVALPHGPVPVFGYRIGPLAYVTDAKAIPSDAIAVFTGARVLVINALFRTGHPTHLSIPEAVEAAKSIGAERTYLTHLTHDNFHADLEAELPRGITPAFDGLTVRID from the coding sequence ATGAAGCTGACCTTTCTCGGCACGGGAACGAGCTTCGGCGTGCCACAGATCGGATGCCGGTGTCCTGTCTGCCATTCGCCCGATCCGCGTGACAAGCGCAGCAGAGTCGGTGCAGTGGTGGAGACCGATCAGGGAGCGCGACTACTGCTGGACACGCCCCCCGAGCTGCGAATGCAGCTCATCACTGCCGGCATCGATCGTGTCGACGCCGTGCTGTTCACGCACGATCACGCAGACCACACGCATGGCCTCGACGACATTCGCTCGATCTCCAATCGCCGTGATGCACCACTCGACATGTATGGTCCCGCGGATTCACTGGCGCGGCTCGCACGCCGCTTCGCCTACATTTTCGATGAGAGCGTGCGCGCGCTTCCCGGAACGTCGAAGCCAGAGGGGCGGGCCATTCCGCTCGCCGACCGCGAGCGCGTGAGAATCGCCGACGTCGACGTCGTACCGGTCGCCCTTCCGCATGGACCGGTTCCCGTTTTCGGATATCGCATCGGCCCGCTCGCGTACGTCACGGACGCAAAGGCGATCCCATCGGACGCCATCGCTGTCTTCACGGGCGCGCGCGTGCTCGTGATCAATGCGCTTTTCCGCACGGGTCATCCGACGCACCTGAGCATACCTGAAGCGGTGGAAGCGGCGAAGAGTATCGGCGCCGAGCGCACCTACCTCACCCACCTCACACATGACAACTTCCACGCCGATCTGGAGGCCGAGCTTCCCCGAGGAATCACGCCGGCCTTCGACGGTCTGACTGTACGCATCGACTGA
- the pyk gene encoding pyruvate kinase — protein sequence MTAVYIPRTKIVCTLGPASSTEETVQGLIEAGMNVARLNFSHATHDQHADMIAMVRRLAKSMEVPVAIIGDLQGPRIRVGDLTAPRTVTQGQDVVLVPEGQETSAGEIPITYDLLATDVHVGDRILIDDGLIELMAMEVTPPKVRARVLHPGEINAHKGLNLPGVQVSAPSITEKDEADIRFAIDQSLDYLALSFVRRARDIDELRAMVPKELLIIAKIEKDVALANIESILQTADGVMVARGDLGVELPFEEVPGAQKRIISLANRMGRPVITATQMLESMVEHPRPTRAEASDVANAILDGTDAVMLSAETAAGAYPRLAVEAMTRIIAEVEKHPPPKTRARAQPSTAVDVVPTEVAIAAATSAAVDMLGAPLVVVFTKSGFSARVVASHRPGVSILVLTDQARTYRQLSLVWGVIPVLVPHCDSYDEMMQRAKQAVVERQLATPGDRIIVTAGVPFDMPGTTNLLKVETI from the coding sequence GTGACTGCCGTCTACATACCGCGCACGAAGATCGTCTGCACGCTCGGGCCGGCGAGCTCGACCGAGGAGACGGTGCAGGGGCTGATCGAGGCGGGCATGAACGTGGCCCGCCTCAATTTTTCGCACGCCACGCATGATCAGCACGCCGACATGATCGCGATGGTCCGACGCCTGGCCAAGTCGATGGAGGTGCCGGTCGCGATCATCGGCGATCTGCAGGGGCCGCGAATTCGCGTGGGAGACCTCACTGCTCCGCGAACGGTGACTCAAGGCCAGGATGTCGTTCTCGTTCCGGAAGGTCAGGAGACTTCCGCCGGCGAGATCCCGATCACGTACGATCTCCTGGCTACCGACGTCCACGTCGGTGACCGGATCCTCATCGACGACGGCCTCATCGAGCTCATGGCGATGGAGGTCACACCTCCCAAGGTGCGCGCGCGGGTGCTGCATCCGGGTGAGATCAACGCGCACAAGGGTCTCAACCTGCCCGGCGTGCAGGTGTCAGCCCCATCCATCACCGAAAAGGACGAAGCTGATATCCGATTTGCCATCGACCAGTCACTCGACTATCTGGCGCTGAGCTTCGTGCGTCGCGCGCGGGACATCGATGAGCTTCGCGCGATGGTGCCGAAGGAGCTGCTGATAATTGCGAAAATCGAGAAGGATGTCGCGCTGGCGAACATCGAGAGCATCCTTCAGACAGCCGACGGGGTCATGGTCGCTCGCGGGGATCTCGGCGTGGAGCTGCCGTTCGAGGAGGTTCCCGGCGCTCAGAAGCGGATCATCAGCCTGGCAAACCGGATGGGCCGGCCGGTCATCACGGCAACGCAAATGCTCGAGTCGATGGTGGAGCACCCGCGACCCACTCGCGCGGAAGCGAGCGACGTCGCCAACGCGATACTCGACGGTACCGACGCGGTGATGCTCTCGGCGGAGACTGCGGCAGGCGCTTATCCGCGGCTGGCCGTGGAAGCGATGACGAGAATCATCGCGGAGGTGGAGAAGCATCCTCCTCCAAAGACTCGCGCTCGTGCCCAGCCCAGCACCGCTGTGGACGTCGTTCCGACGGAAGTCGCGATCGCGGCTGCAACGTCCGCGGCCGTCGATATGCTGGGAGCGCCACTCGTAGTGGTTTTCACCAAGAGCGGTTTCTCGGCGCGCGTGGTCGCGTCACATCGGCCCGGCGTTTCGATTCTTGTGCTGACGGATCAGGCGCGCACGTATCGCCAGCTTTCACTCGTGTGGGGCGTGATCCCGGTGCTCGTGCCCCACTGCGACAGCTACGACGAGATGATGCAGCGGGCGAAGCAGGCTGTGGTCGAGCGGCAGCTCGCCACGCCGGGCGATCGCATCATCGTCACTGCCGGAGTTCCGTTCGACATGCCGGGCACTACGAACCTGCTCAAGGTCGAGACAATCTGA